One region of Epilithonimonas zeae genomic DNA includes:
- a CDS encoding DUF6597 domain-containing transcriptional factor, giving the protein MNSVIIKPKNEILKNYVQYFLFFEKTNHDFLTYTTFPNSNLCLAIYKENKISYDNQNNLCEVNVGRAFTSRFYGFHKKPFQVNIDSLLSQICIIFQPSALRAFTKESYDELMFSDSVFDEIFSSDKNILEKIFEIKDFFKRANELEILLLKKLNDSVSDTMKEALMLINQNN; this is encoded by the coding sequence ATGAATTCAGTAATCATAAAGCCAAAAAATGAGATTCTGAAAAACTATGTTCAGTATTTTCTGTTCTTCGAAAAGACCAATCACGATTTTTTAACGTACACCACTTTTCCCAACAGCAATCTTTGTCTCGCCATTTATAAGGAAAATAAAATTTCTTATGACAATCAAAATAATTTGTGCGAAGTGAACGTTGGAAGAGCTTTTACAAGTCGATTTTATGGTTTTCATAAAAAGCCTTTTCAGGTCAATATTGATTCTTTGCTTAGTCAGATTTGTATTATTTTTCAGCCTTCTGCGTTAAGAGCGTTTACCAAAGAATCTTACGACGAACTGATGTTTTCCGATTCTGTTTTTGATGAAATATTCTCTTCGGATAAAAATATTCTAGAAAAAATATTCGAGATAAAGGATTTTTTTAAACGAGCCAATGAACTGGAAATTCTGCTTCTTAAAAAATTAAATGATTCTGTTTCAGATACAATGAAAGAAGCCTTGATGCTCATTAATCAAAATAATTAG
- a CDS encoding helix-turn-helix domain-containing protein has product MFRLFKNNLGQNPKSYLKTLRFRNVLNDLSQSKNSLTTVAYQNLFYDQAHFIKDFKMFSGFSPKKLAEKISVNQKDLTWIYNKD; this is encoded by the coding sequence TTGTTCCGACTTTTCAAAAATAATCTGGGACAAAATCCAAAATCTTATCTTAAAACATTACGATTTCGAAATGTGTTGAATGACCTTTCTCAATCCAAAAATTCTTTGACGACGGTTGCTTATCAGAATCTGTTTTATGACCAAGCGCACTTCATCAAAGATTTCAAAATGTTTTCAGGATTTTCGCCAAAAAAATTAGCGGAGAAAATCTCTGTGAATCAAAAAGATTTGACTTGGATTTACAATAAAGATTAA